The proteins below come from a single Chryseobacterium nepalense genomic window:
- a CDS encoding MarR family winged helix-turn-helix transcriptional regulator has protein sequence MNTDFFIDLLHQVKDFENSDAHKPNSSVEDFRLWLNDKKYREESPTKLFTTEEHEVSFTENEICKQVLLLGRYSRQLIRKGLGEFPNLANEEFTYLYRLKDEPDITKIQLIERNGHEKQTGTQIIKRLLESGMIEERNDAEDRRSKRLKLTAKGEEVFHESVESVNKTSQLLSGKLAKEEREELLKLLKKLNEFHSHLYHEYKNSGFNDMIQLL, from the coding sequence ATGAATACTGATTTTTTTATCGATCTGCTTCATCAGGTAAAAGATTTTGAAAATTCGGATGCACACAAACCGAATTCCAGTGTTGAAGACTTCCGTCTCTGGCTGAATGATAAAAAATACAGGGAAGAAAGCCCTACAAAGCTATTTACCACTGAAGAACATGAGGTTTCGTTTACAGAAAATGAGATCTGTAAACAGGTGTTATTGCTGGGCAGATATTCCAGACAGCTTATCCGGAAAGGTTTGGGAGAATTCCCGAATCTTGCCAATGAAGAGTTTACCTATCTCTATCGTCTGAAAGATGAACCGGACATTACAAAAATTCAGCTTATTGAAAGAAACGGCCATGAAAAACAGACCGGAACTCAGATCATTAAGCGCCTTCTGGAATCCGGCATGATTGAAGAAAGAAATGATGCGGAAGACAGAAGAAGCAAACGACTGAAACTCACAGCAAAGGGGGAAGAAGTTTTTCACGAATCGGTAGAAAGTGTTAATAAAACCTCTCAACTTCTTTCGGGCAAACTGGCCAAAGAAGAACGGGAAGAACTTTTAAAGCTGCTAAAAAAGCTGAATGAATTCCACTCTCATCTTTATCACGAGTATAAAAATTCCGGTTTTAATGATATGATACAATTATTATAA